GCAGGTGCTGGTGGCCCTGCGCGTCCACGCTGGCGCGCCGCAACACCAGATCGTTCTGGTCGAGCCGGAACACCGGCGCCACCCGGCTCAGCGCCTCGCGCACGTCCGGCTGCGCGCGCAGCCCCGCGGCCTGGGACGCACGGCCGAACTGGCCGCTCACCGAGTAGGGAATTCCCTCGTCGCTGCCCAGCACCCGGGCGCCCTGGATGCGCGCCAGCGCGGCCTGGATGTCGGCGTCATCGCCCCCCTGCACGGGCGCCTCGCCCTCCTGCATCGCACCGCACGCGGCCAGGCTGGCTCCCAGCCACGCCACGCAGAACGTCCTCACGAACCGGTTGCTCACGAAGAACTCCTCTGAAGTAGAGGTGACTTTCTTGACATACATGTTGGTTGCGCTTCAAGGCGTTGTGATGATTTACACGATTTTTTCTGATTGAGTTGTGTAAACGCTGACGAGTGGCCACTTGGTTGTTCACCGATGAAGTGGCACGGTGCGCGGTTTTTCTTTTTCTGAGAAAAGAGAGCCAATTGGGCACCGCCATGAAGCTCACGAAGCTCCACATCCATGGGTATCGGGACATCGCGCCGGGCACGGGGCTGGTGTTCAGTCCGGCGCTCAACCTGGTGCTCGGAGAGAACGGCACCGGCAGGACGACGCTGCTGGAGCTGATCTCGCGCGTGCTCGCCTCGGACTTCTCCGGGCTCATCCGCGAGGAGTTCTCGTTGGAGTACGCCCTCTCCTTCCCCGGGATGGAGCTCCACGTCACCGTGCGCAACACGCGGGCCACGGGCGCGTCCCGGCCGGCCGTCACCGCGCGCGAGGAGTCGGCGCTGCTGCTGCCACGTCCTCCGGAGGCCGCCCCGGGGCTCGAGCCCTTCATGGAGCTGGTGCTCGAGCTGGATGCGCCCGGCCCCCGGCTGGTGATGCGCGCCGACGCCACGGGCGTGGCCTGGGAGGTGGACGGGCAGCCCGCCTATTCACAGACCATGTACTGGTCGCTGTTGGACCGGACCGTCTGGGTGGTGCTCTTCATGACGGCCCAGCGGCTGGAGCCCGAGGTCCGCGAGCCGCTCAAGGAGCTGCTGCGCCGCACCTTCCTGCTCGCCCCCGCGCGCTTCGACGAGGGGCTGGGGACGTTCCAGCAGATTGGCAATACACAGTATGGAATGGAGATGCGGGGCGACGAGGTCTTCCCGCTCGGGTTGATGTGGCTGCCCGCGTGGATGCCCGGGCTGTTGCGTGAGCGGGTGGCGCGCGAGATGCCTCCGCCCGCCGGCCATCTCGACATCCGCCACGACGAGGTGGAGCGCGGCTTCCTGGCGAGGTTCGTCTCCCTGGCTGGCTTCAGCGCGGGAACGTTCCGGGTGGAGCTGCTGGACAAGCGCAGCTACGAGGGCGGCGGGCGGCTGGAGTTCGGCCGCTTCGGCTTCCGCTTCACCCGGCGCGACGGCGCGGTGCTGACGCAGGAGCAGCTCGGCCATGGACAGAAGCGGCTGCTGTCCTTCCTGTACTACCTGGACGTCAACGAGGACTTCGTCATCGCCGACGAGCTGGCCAACAGCCTGCACCCGCGCCACGTGGAGGCCTGTGTGAGGGAGCTGGGCCGCCGGCAGTCCTTCCTCACCAGCCAGAATCCGCTGCTCTTCGAGCACATCCCGCTCGGCTCCGCGGAGGAGGCCCGCGCCTCGCTGCTCCACTGTGGGACGGAGCTGCGGGACGGCCGCGAGTGGAAGGTGTGCACCAACCCGTCACCGGAGACGGCCGCGAAGCTCTTCGGCGCGTACCAGCGGGGAGACACCCCGCTCGCGACGCTGCTGCGCACTCACGGGTTGTGGTGAGGCTCGGGGGCCTGGCGCTCCCGCGCGAGCTCCGCCCGGAAGAAGGCGCTGTGGCTGGCGAGCGTCTCCATGTAGGGCCGCACGTCCTCGCGGGCCTCGGGTGAGAGCCGCGCGTAGGGAATCACGTGCTCGTCCGGCACGTAGCGGAAGGTGAGGTTGATGCGCCGGGTCTTGAAGTCCGGCAGCGCGGGGGCGAGCTCGTGGCCGGCGCGCGTGTCCACCCGCTGCACCCGGTGGAACGTCTGGTCCTTCCAGCGCGCCCCTCCGAAGAGCTGGAGCGAGCCATCGTCGAGCCACTGCTCCAGCACCACCTCGTCGCGCTCGCCCGGGCGGCTGGAGGTGACGAACTGGATGAGGGCGCGCTCGCCGAAGGACAGCGAGGCCACGGGCCCCGGCTCGAAGTCCTTGTGCTCACCCACGCGCGCGGTGTCCACCCAGCGCCCGTCCTCGAGGCGGCTGCCGTAGAAGTTCACCAGGCAGGTGTTGAGGTGCCAGCGGGGCGGCATGTCCGGCCCCCGGAACATCCGGCGCGCCAGCTGCTCCACCTTGTCCACCTGGCGCTGGAGCACCGCCGGGAAGGGCTCGGCCTTGACGCAGCGGTCCTTCACGCCCTTGGGCGGCCGGTAGTAGTCGAGGCAGGCGAACTGCCAGTTGCCCAGCCAGTACACCGGCCGCAACAGCCGCCGCTGCTCCTGCCCCGGCGGCGGGGGGAAATGCTTGGAGTAGCGCTGCTCCCACAGGGGGTGGAGGGCTCCGAGCCACGCGAGGATCTCCGCGCGGTCCGCCGCCGGGAGGAAGCTCGCGTTGTAGTGGTGGCCCGGAGTGCGCTGGCGGGCCTTGTGGGCCAACGAACGGCCATAACGGGGAGGAGGCGCCATGGGAGTCCCTCCCCTACCACGGCTCCGCCCGGCTCAGAAGGTGGCGAGCACGCCCGCTCCGAGGGAGAACGACATGGCGTCCATCAGCGGGAACAACGCGGAGGCGTTGCCCGTGAGGCTCCAGACATCGTTGAGGTGGATGGACAGGAGCGGGAAGGGGGACCCCACCCCACCGCCAACGCGCAGCCCCACGTGGACATTCGTCCTCGACGTGTAGGTGCCATCCCCGACGGGCACGACACCGTCTGAGAAGTAGGCCATGGCCCCGACACCGAGTCCCAACGTCACCACCTCGCCCAGCGTCACGGAGTAACCCACCTCCGCCGTGGGCGAGGGGTAGAGCCTGAGCTCCAGCGGGTATCCCTCGGGCGTGGTGGGGGGGGTGATGAAGACCGTGTAGGCGGCCGACAGCTCCGCGTGCACGCTGCTGGAGTCCGACAACCACCACCGCGTCCGCAGGCCCGCGTTCAGATGGACCGCATCGAACGAGGTGGGGAGCGTCGCACCCGCGAAGGGCACCCACTCGGAGCGGCCCGCCTCACCCAGGCGGTAGGAGAGCGTCGGCGAGGGAATCCCCGTGAACACCCGCTGCGGGCGGGTGAGCTTCACCGAGGGCAACCCTCCCACGGTCAGCTGGAGCCGATCGGTCAATCCCACGCGGTAGCCAGCCACCAGGGCGGGGGGACTGGCGTAGGTGATGGGGGGTGAGGCCTCGTTGTACTCCGAATACCCCGCGGAGACCCCCAGGCTCACCGCGTGGGTACCGGCCGGGAGGGTGGTGAGGGTGGCGGCCAGCGGCCGCGAGTAGCGCTTGGCGGCGAGCCCCGGCGCCCCCACCAGCTCCAGGTTCTCCTCGTGCACCGTCACCGTCTTGCCGGCCTCCACCTGGAGCTCCCGGGCGAACGTCCCCTGGGGCGTCCTGCGGCGCACCAGATAGGGCCCCACCGGCAGGGCCATGCGCAGGGCCCGCCGGCCCTCGGGCACCTCCAGCACCACCAGTCCGGAGTGCAGCTGGATGACCTGCAAGGGCCCCAGCTCCTGCCGCACCTCGAGCGTGCTGCTCGCGCTGGCCAGCCGGGTGAGGGGCAGGTCCTGCCGCCCGCGCAGCCGCAGGTCGAAGCTCGGGTGCTGCACCGCCTCGCCATGCAGCGAGGTGTCGCGGATGGTGAGGCGCTGGGCATAGGCGAAGGCCTCGCCCACCGTCACCTGTCCGTCGTCGCCCTCGTCCGCCGCGCCACGCAGGCCCGCCACCAGGTGATGGGTGAAGAAGGAGCCCTGGAGCGCATCCGTCTCGTGTGAGGCCTCCTGTCCCGTGCTGGAGGCGAGCAGCACCGAGCCCTCGCTGGACAGGCCCAGCGGCACCTCCAGGGCGAAGGGCGCCGCCGGGGTGAGCCCCTTGGCCCGTGTCCAGCTTCCCCCCTGGCAGGCGTCGAGGATGCCCACGCGCACCGCGGCCCGGGCGTCCTCCAGCCGCACCCGGAGCTCCTTCAGCTCCAGGGGCTGGCCGTTGGGATAGAGCGCACGCTCGTCCGAGTGGCCCGAGTAGTAGAAGAGCAGCAGTCCCTCCCGGCCCTCCTTCCCGAGCCGCTCCAGCCGGGAGTCCAACGTCGCGAGGACGCGCGAGGGCTCCGGGTCCTCCAGCACCACGACATCCTCCCGGGCGAACTGTCCGGCCTCGACGAGGACGGAGGCGAGGTTGCGCGCGTCCTGGTGCGCATACCGCAGGGGCGTGCGTCCGGGAGCGGCGCGGTTGGAGCCCACCACCACGGCCAGGCGCTTCACGCGCGGAGAGCCGGTGTCGGGCGGAGCGGCGGTGAGGGCAACGAGGGTCAGGGCGAGAAGTGCGTTCATGGCGAAGGGGGCTGCGAAGAAGGTTTGGAGAGGGTGAGCGGGAGGACCCACAGCGACTCGGTGCGCGAGGGCTCCTCGTGGAGCGGGGCCAGGGACCGGGCGGGGACGGGCGAGTGGCTGAGGACGACGAGGAGCCGCTCGGGCTGCTCGCCGGGCTCCACCCGCCAACTGCTGGGCAGGAGGGTCTCGCCGCGCTCGGGCACCGGGCCCTCATGCAGCACCTGCCAGGCGTCGCCGTCGGCCGCGGCCACGGTGAGCCAGGTGAAGCCCTCGGGCATGACCTTGAGGCGCAGCAGGTCTCCCTCGGCCACCGGGGACTCGCCGTCCCACAGCCGCACCGCGTCCCCGGTCTTCACGTAGAGGGCCACGGCCGGGCTGCCCTTGCTGCGCAGGCCGGCCATCGGGTCCGGGAGCGTCTCCGTGGCACGAGGCACCCACAGCACCAGCGCGAGCCCCGCCGCGAGCGCCGCGACGCCCCAGGGCGCCAGGCGGGCCAGGAGCGAGGGAGCGCGGCGAGGCGGCTCGTTGGCGAGTGCCACGGCCCAGGACGGCACCGGTGGCGGCAGGCCCAGGGCGTCGACATGCCCGGCACAGCGGGGGCAGGAGGCCAGGTGGGCCCGCACCTCCTCCGTCATGTCCCCGAGCGCGGCGCGATCCAGCGCCAGGAAGGAAGGGTGGGAGAGGCTCATCGTTCCTCCTCGCGCCAGGGCCCCAGCCGCGCCTCGAGGCGGGTGAGGATGCGGCGCACGGTGCGATCCGACAGGCTGGTGACTTCGCCGATTTCGGGCTGGGTGAGGCCGTCCAGCCGGTGCAGCAGCGCCACCTCGAGCTCCTCGGCGGGGAGGCTCGAGGCCAGGGACTGGAGGCGCTGGCGCACCTGCAGGACGGACTCGATGCTGGGCGCGGGGTGGGCGGTGGTGTCCTGCAGGGCGGCGGACATCTCCACGGGCTGGCGGCGCTGACGGACCCGCAGCCGGTCGATGAGCAGCCGGGTGCTCACCCGGTAGAGCCAGGGCACCACCTCGCGTCCGGGGCGCTGGGCCATGCCGGAGCGCCACAGGCGGATGAAGGACTCCTGGGCCACCTCCTCCGCCTCCGCCGCGTCACCGAGGGCGCGGGCACACTTGCGCTGGAGCAGGGGGAAGTATTGGCGGTACGCGGCCGTGACGGTGGCCGACGCACCCTCACGTGGGGGCGCGCTCATGGTGGGCAGTAGGAGGCATGAGGTTTCCTGGAGCATTCACCCGTACAACGAAATGCCCCGGAAAAAGCGGACACGGCCTCACGGCCCGGGCGGGCGGCTCGGGCGGCTGAGCACGTACGTGGCCCCCACGAGGATGAGCAGCCCGGCCGCCGCGAGCACGTACCACTTCATCCGCAGGACGAAGGCCAGCAAGCCGAAGCTGATGGCCATCGCGGACACCGCACTCACCTTCACCGGCACTGGCACGGTGCCGTGCTCATCCCACTCCTGGAGCCGGGGCCCGAAACGGGGGTGGGTATACAGCCAGTGGTGGAAGCGGCGGGAGCTGCGCGAGAACGCCCACAGCGCGACGAGCAGGAAGGGCGTCGTCGGCAGCACCGGCAGGAACGCGCCCAGCATCCCGAGTCCGACACAGACGAACCCGAGTGCCATGAAGGCGTACCGGAAGCGGGAGGTCTGCGCCTCGCCGGTGCCCGGCTGCCCCTGCTCCCTGGACGGTTCCCCCGGCATGGCCGCGACTTATAGCACTCTGGGGTACTGTTCCACCGGCCCCAGAGGCCGCTCGAGGTGACGATGAAGCGCGTGTTGAAGATCGCCGGTCTGGTCCTGCTGGTCCCCGTGTTGGGGGTGGTGGCGCTGTTCGTGGCCATGTTCGCTGGCAACCCGGAGATTCCCGATGGCCAGGAGCTGGAGGGCTTCGCCCGGGTGGTGAAGGACGGCTATGTCAGCCTGGACGTGCTCGACGCCGGGGAGGGCGCGGTGGTGCTCATCGACTCGGGCACGGACCCCGAGGGGAAGATCCTCCTGGCGGAGCTGAAGCGGCGCGGCCTCGGGCCGGACGCGGTGAAGGCCATCCTCCTCACGCACGGGCACGCGGACCACATCGCCGGGTGCCACCTCTTCCCCAAGGCCGAGGTGCTGGCGCTCGAGGCGGACGTGCCCATCGCCGAGGGGAAGGCGCGCAGCGACAGCCCCATCCTCCGGCACCTGCCTCCCGCGGACCGGAAGGTGCGCGTCACCCGCGCGCTGAAGGACGGCGAGACGCTCCAGGTGGGCAACCTGTCCATCCGCGTCTTCTCCATCCCCGGGCATACCCAGGGCAGCGCGGCGTACCTCGTCAACGGGTTGCTCTTCCTGGGCGACAGCGCGGACGCGAAGAAGGACGGCAGGCTCGTGGGCGCCAAGTGGCCCGTGACGGAGAGCGTGGAGCAGAACCGCGCGTCGCTGAAGGCGCTGGCGGCGAAGCTGAAGCCCGAGGAGGTGAAGCAGCTCGTCTTCTCGCATACCGGGGTGCTGCCCGGATTCGCACCGCTCCGCGACTTCGCGGCGAACTGAGGGGCACCCGTGAAGACCTTCCAGCACCTCCTGCTCGCCGCACTGCTGCTCGGGCGAGTGGCCCACGCGCAGGAGCCAGGCCCCGCCCGGACGGAGAAGGCGGCACCGGCGCCCACCGTGACCGAGGCCACCCTGTCGCTGCTCGAGCCCGCGAGTGATGGCTGCGAGTGGGCCCAGGTCGATGCCGTCACCTCGGCGCGCCGGGTCATCGCGAAGCTCGCGGTGGACTGCCAGGGCGCGAGCACCGCGCTGAGCCGGGATGGAAAGCAGGGCGTGGCGCGGTTCTGGCGCGGGGGAGTCAGCCAGCCCGTGGTGGGCAAGCCCACGTTCCCGGAGAAGTTCCCCTCCCCCGCGTTCCGCGACCGCCTGTTCCTCGTGGACCTGGCGACGGGCGGTGCCGAGGAAATCCCCCTGCCCGGCTCGGGCGAGCTCATCGAGTTCGGCTTCGATGCCAAGGGCCGGCTGCTCGGGCTCACCGTGCAGAAGCCCACCCCGGAGCAGGAGCGGGTGGGCGCGGCGGAGGTGGATGGGAACACGATTCGATTCAGACTCGATGGCACCACGAGACGCCCGTTGTTGGCCCACGCCTTCGTCTGGCGGGACGGAGCGTGGACGCGGCTGGATGTGAAGGCGGGCGACGAGTCCTCGGGGACCGGCGTTCTGCCGCTCCGCAAGGAATTGGGTGAACGGTCGAGTCGCGTGCTGGATCCGCGCTTCGCGCCCCGGGAGATCGAAGACGACGCGCTGCTGGACCAGCTGTATGCCTTTACCCCCGAGCAGCCCGATGGCGAATGGGCCGCACTGGTACGGGGCGGTTACACCCTGGCGGTCTGGGGCACGCCTTTCGGAGAGGAATTGCTGGCGACCGGCCTGCTGCGGAGGGTGGACAAGGGAAAGGCAGTCGCGCTCCCCGGCCATACGTTCCGCGAGAATGACCTGGTCAGCATCCAGACCCGAGGGTCATTCCTGCTCATCTCGCTCGCCGACTCCGGTGGGCATCCGCGCATGTACCGGGGAAAGAAGCTCGTCTGGAGCTCGGAGAACGCGCGGGCGGTGACGTTCTGGCCGAAGTGAACTGACGCGGAGTCAGCAGCCCGCGCCCAGCAACCGCCGCTCCGCCTCGCCCAGCGGGTCCACCACGAAGAAGAGCACCTTGCGCGCGGTGCCCGGACTCTGCCCGCCGCCCTGCACCAGCGCCCGGTGCAGGCGGTAGCGCCCCTCGCCCAGCAGGGCCCCGACCAGCGGCGTCCAGACCAGATCCACCGCGCTGGGGCGCTGGTGGAAGGCCTCCAGCGTGTACTCCCACGCCGTGGAGGCCAGGACGGTGGCCAGGAAGGCCACCGCCGGAGACTGGCCACATTGGCGGGCACGGCTGTAGATCTCGCTGCCGAAGAGGCCATGGCCCACGGTGTTGAGCAGCAACGGGTCCCCATCCGACTCGAGCAGCGGCAAGTCCCGGTGGAACTCGGGCGGCCGGGTGTAGGCCTCGCGCAGGTGCGAGACCCCCTCGCGCAGCCGGCTCGGGTCATAGTGGTGCGGCCAGAGAATGGAGAGCGAGGTGCGCATCCCCACCACCAGCCCCGCGGTGTGGGCCAGCGGCACGTCCCAGCGGCGGGCGGGCAACGACGGCACGGGCGATTGCGGCGCGGGCACCTCGGGCGCGGGCACCTCGGGCGCGGGCCCCCTCATGCCCTGGAGGTTCAACTGCTGCGCCAGGTGCTCCGAGTCCAAGCCAGAAGCTTCGGGTGAAACCTGGATGCCGGCGAGTCCGGGCAGCGCAAGCCGCACCGGCTCGGCCGCGAGGCTCGCGCTTGCACACAGGCAAGCGGCGAGCACGGTGAGTCGAAACATGGAGTCCCTCGCCCTGATGGGTGAAGACACCTTAGCACCATTGCGTCAGGGCCCGGACGGATGGACGAAGGCAGTACACATGGCCGAGCGTGGTGCGCACGCGATTGCTCACCCGGCTCGAGGACGTCCGTGGCCAGCCCCATCGCGCGCAGCAGCGCGAGGAACCCCCATCCCAGGTCCAGCTCCCACCAACGGATTCCCAGCCGCGCCGAGCGCGGAAACGTGTGGTGGTTGTTGTGCCAGCCCTCGCCCATGCTCAGCGCGCCGAACAGCAGGTTGTTGAAGCCCTGCACCGCCGCGCCCTCGTTGTGCCACCCGCGATAGCCGTGCCGGTGCGCCACATAGCCCACGAGCCAGTGGCCCGTCACACTCACCGCCACGCGCACGAAAATCCCCCACACCAGCCAGGGCAGCCCACCCACCGCCAGGAACAGCACCGCCCAGGGCAGTTGCTGCAACATCCAGGTGCGCTGGAGGAAACCGTGGAAGGCATCCGCCTCCACCTGCGCGTCCAGCCGGGGCTCGAAGGGCCGGGCGAACTCGAAGCGGCAGTGCAGATTCCAGAAGTAGTCGCGCCACATGGGCTGCCGGTGCGCGAAGTAGTCATGGCACCAGGGCTCGTTCTGCTGGAAGTCCCGCGTGTTGTGCATGCGCACCAGGGCGCGCGGCCCGTCCAGGCCCACCAACACACCCAGGTAGGTGAGCACGTACTCCAGCCACACCGGCACCCGGTAGGAGCGGTGGATGAGCCCCCGGTGGATGCCCACCGAGTGCCCCGCGCACAGTGTCAGGACCGTGCTCCCCACGAAGAGGGCGAAGGCCGAAGGGGTGAAGGCAGGCACCGCCCCCACCACCGCCACCAGCGACACGAGTCCGAACCAGAGTGACTTCCCCGGGTTCCACCGCACCTGCCCGTCACCCGTGCGCACCGTGTTTCCACCAGACATGACCACCTCCACCCGGGAGTACCGGAAGAAATGGCGGCGGTTGCGGGCAACTCGCCAATCCTTCCCGGGTGCCGCTCGTGGACTCCACCGTGGCTCGTGGCTACATCAACACCGAGGAAGGTGCGGACATGCGCGAGAGCATCCTGGCGGCCGCGATCGCGGCGATGACCTGGGCAGCGGCGGGGACGGCCAACGCCCAGCAACAGCAGATGGCGGGCAGCTACCAGCTCCAGCAGCCCATGGCCGGCAGCTATGCCCTCCAGCAGCCGATGGCGGGCAGCTACCAGCTCCAGCAACCCATGGTGGGCAGCTATCAACTCCAGCAGCCCATGGCGGGGAGCTACTACCTCCAGCAGCCGCTCACGGAGCGCTACGGCCTCCAGGAGGTGCCTCCGGGCGGCTATTACCTCCTGCAGCCCCTCCCCGGGGGCTACTCCGTCCAGCAAGTCCCTCCGGGCGGCTACTTCCTCCTGCCAGCGCAGCCCGAAGCAGCGCCCGGAGACACCGGGCTGGAGTCCTGGCCCTGGCCCCAGGAGCCCTGACAGGCGGAGCCTCTCCACTGCGAGCGTATTCCGCTGGGAGGCGAGGCGCGATACACCTGGGGTCGCCATGGCAGAGACCCCGATGAACATCCCCACCGTCGACCTCACCGACCTCTCGTCGAAGGACCCCGCCCGCGTCGAGCGCGGCGCGGCGGCCATCCGGGAGGCCTTCGGCGTCTTCGGCCTCGTGTACGTGAAGAACCACGGCGTCGATGCCCAGGCGCTCGAGCGGTTCTACGACGCGTTCCGCACGTTCGTCTCGTGGCCCGCCGAGGCCAAGCGGCCCTACGGCCGCGCGGACATCTGGTACCAGCGCGGCTGGACGCCTCCGAACACCGAGGTGGCCGTGGCCGGCAATGGTCAGCCGGACTTCAAGGAGTGCTACTTCGCGGCGCCCTACCCGTCCGACGAGAGCTCGGCGCTCGAGTTCCCGCAGATCTACCCCGAGAACGTGTGGCCCCCGGATGCGCCGCCGTTCTTCCAGGAAGGCCTGCTCTCGCTCGGCCGGTCGCTCCACGAGGCGGGGCTCGGGCTGCTGCGCGGCGCGGCGGTGGCGCTCGGACTGCCGGAGACGTCCTTCGCGGACCTGTGCCAGCGGGGCCCTCACGTCACGCGCGCGCTGCAGTACCTGCCGCTCACCTCCTCCCAGGTGAACACCGGCATCGTCTGGGGCGAGGAGCACACGGACTTCAACCTGCTCACGCTGTTGCCCGGTGGCCGTTTCCTCGATCCTCAGGAGCAGCCGGCCAGGAGCCCCGATGACAAGAGCGGGCTCTACCTCCGCACGCGCCCGACGCCCGAGGACCCCAAGGGCCGGATGGTGCGTGGCACCGCGCCGGCGGGCTGCATCGTCGCGCAGGTGGGCCAGCAGCTGGAGATCCTCACGGGCGGCACGTTCCTCGCGACGCCGCACGTCATCACCGCGCCGGGCGTGCCGGGCTGGCAGCGTCAGTCGGCCGCGCACTTCATGCACGTGCACACCAACACGGTGCTCTTCCCGCTGTCGAAGTTCCGTACCCCCGACGCCGTGCGGAACTACGCGCCGCCGGTGCTCGCGGGCACGTACGACATCAAGACCCTGGTGGACATCGGCCTGGCGCCCTCGAGCGCGCTCGACCAGCTCGGCTACCGCCACTACGACCGGCTCAACCAGATGCGCGCGGGCGGCACGAAGTCCTGAGCCTATTTCGGTAGGAGCGCGTGGAACCAGGTGATGAAACACAACGTGAAGTGCAGCATCGCCAGGTAAGTGTCCTCGCGATTCCCCGGAGAGAACGGCTGTTTTCAGCGCCAGCCGAGGAGCGGGGCCCATGACCAAGTCTTCGGCGTCCTGGGCCAGCACGTCAACGAGGGGTACTGCCGGTTGGCCGCGACGTGCTGTTTGAGGGCGCGCCGGAGGCGGGACCAGTGCCTTCCTCATCGGCGCACACCGTAGACCCTGCCGCCCTATTATGTCAGGAACGCCATCTGCTTGGCTCGCGACTATCGCCGAGCATGGCTTCCGTTCGTCCTCAACTCCCTGCGGTACATCGTCCGCCGCACGGGTACGCCCATCGTCCCGGTGACGAGCGTGGGTGCGGAGGAGACAGCACCGCTGTTCGGGAAGATTCCAGCCAGCTTCCTGGGGATTCCCTACCTGCCGCTGACATCGCCACCATTGCCGGGGTGGTGGACCATCCGCTTCGGCGACCCCCGCCGCATGGGCGAACTGCCACCGGAGGCAGCCGAGGACATGTCGTAGGAGTAGCGGCTCACCGAGCGCATCCGCGAGTCCATCCAGGGCCTGTTCCAGGCGCTGCTCAAGGAGCGACGCTCTATCTTCGCGGAGCGAGGCGTATCTTCAAACCTGCTTTAGTGCAGTCTTGTAGAGGAAGTGAAGCGAGCTAGCCGTCGGCAAACACAGCTTGAGCGGCTCGCCCGATCTACCAGACTCATGGACAGACTGTTCCTCCTCTCCTGCCAAGCCTCTTGGATGGCCGACCACCGTTCGGATTTCTCCGACGGGGTGATTGCTTACCTTCCAATCAACGCTCCATCTCTCCATCACCCTTGAATCTTCCACCTGTGGGTTCAAAGCGCTTGAGAATCCGACCAAGCACTGCAACCACGAGTCTCTCGGCAGAGAAACCGGCCGCGAGGGCGAGCAGTGCATAAACATACGTAGCCGACTCATTGCTCCCAATACGAAAAAAGCTATCCACCTGAGGGCTTGAGCTATCAGATGCACCCGCCTCATGTCCCACACCGATCAGCAACCCAGATTGAACCACAAACCACATCAAGATCGCCGCAAACCCACCGAACACAGGCTTTGAAAAAAGGTAATAAACAAAATACCTCCGCACTGGCCCTTTGCTAAACGGAAATTCCTGGCGGCTGACCATACTTGCCGCGAAGACTCCAACGGCTCCCAGCAGAAACAACGCCAATGTCTGCCGCAAAAGCGGCCATCTCGCGACATCATCCCCCACAACAGAAGGGGTCACCCAACCTATCGTGAGTTGACTCCACCCTCTTGCATTCACGGTCAACACCACCACCACCGCCATGCTGAAAAGCAAGCAAATGGCATTCAAATTCGTCATGAAAACATTCAAGATGAGTTGACGAAATGTGTCGTCTGATTTTTCGTTTGTCAGCGTCAGCACTTCGCGGATATCATGGCGCGCTTGCAGATGGACGGCTTCTTCATTGCCGCCGATCGCGCTTTCAATTTGTACGAATTTCCCCGTTTTGGGGCCAGTGTCGGCAAGGGAATTTTCTCCGAGCCAGAGGGCACGTAGTCTGCAATCCATAATGTTGCGCGAGAACGCATTGATGATCTGGGGGAGTCGCGCCCTGAGCATTTCGATGGGCATCACCAGAATCAATTCCTCCTCCACCTGATGGATGAGCCGCCAGAACAAGGAGTTATTTTCCCACCACAGAAAACCCCGGGACTTCAGGCAAACCATCGCTTTGCCAAGCCGATCACGGCAGCGCTGGAGCAATTCACGATGGGCGTTATCTCTATCTCGGGCATCAATCAAGACCAACTGCGAGTGTATTTCCTCAACTTTGGCCCAGAGAGATTCGTCTACCACTGGCCTAAGCAACGTCTTCAGCTTTGAGATGACCTCTTCCGTGACCAGGCCTTGCTCTAGA
The sequence above is drawn from the Archangium gephyra genome and encodes:
- a CDS encoding acyl-CoA desaturase; protein product: MSGGNTVRTGDGQVRWNPGKSLWFGLVSLVAVVGAVPAFTPSAFALFVGSTVLTLCAGHSVGIHRGLIHRSYRVPVWLEYVLTYLGVLVGLDGPRALVRMHNTRDFQQNEPWCHDYFAHRQPMWRDYFWNLHCRFEFARPFEPRLDAQVEADAFHGFLQRTWMLQQLPWAVLFLAVGGLPWLVWGIFVRVAVSVTGHWLVGYVAHRHGYRGWHNEGAAVQGFNNLLFGALSMGEGWHNNHHTFPRSARLGIRWWELDLGWGFLALLRAMGLATDVLEPGEQSRAHHARPCVLPSSIRPGPDAMVLRCLHPSGRGTPCFDSPCSPLACVQARASRPSRCGLRCPDSPASRFHPKLLAWTRSTWRSS
- a CDS encoding isopenicillin N synthase family dioxygenase encodes the protein MAETPMNIPTVDLTDLSSKDPARVERGAAAIREAFGVFGLVYVKNHGVDAQALERFYDAFRTFVSWPAEAKRPYGRADIWYQRGWTPPNTEVAVAGNGQPDFKECYFAAPYPSDESSALEFPQIYPENVWPPDAPPFFQEGLLSLGRSLHEAGLGLLRGAAVALGLPETSFADLCQRGPHVTRALQYLPLTSSQVNTGIVWGEEHTDFNLLTLLPGGRFLDPQEQPARSPDDKSGLYLRTRPTPEDPKGRMVRGTAPAGCIVAQVGQQLEILTGGTFLATPHVITAPGVPGWQRQSAAHFMHVHTNTVLFPLSKFRTPDAVRNYAPPVLAGTYDIKTLVDIGLAPSSALDQLGYRHYDRLNQMRAGGTKS